GGTTGGGGGGGACGGTGAACGTCCAGAGCGGCGGGCGGACCGCGTCGGGAACCTTCGAGACGATCGACGAGGGCGGGCGGCTGGTCGTTCGCCTGCACGACGGCACACCTCTGGCGGTCTCCGCCGGCGAGGTGCATTTCGGCACGGCCGCGACAGCGGCCTGACGGGGAGGCGGGACGGCGCCCGGAGCGGCGACGACGCCCCCTCGGACCTTTTGGATTCGAGCGGCGGGGCGCCCCCCGGGCGTCGCCGCCGCGCGGCCGTTTCCGGCCGCAGACGGAACATGACGGCGCCGTGACCGTGACGGCAGACGAGGCCGTTCCTCGAGTGGGACCGCGACGGCGGTCCGGGTTGGTGATGGAAGACGATGGCGAACAAGGGAGATGAGCTGATCTTCGTGCCCCTCGGCGGGGTGGGCGAGATCGGCATGAATGCGGGCCTCTACGGCTTCGGACCGCCGAAAGCGCGCAAGTGGATCATGGTCGATCTCGGCATGGGCTTCGCCAGCGAGGAGCACATGCCGGGCGTCGACCTGATGTACCCGGACATCAGCTTCGCCGAGGAGCACCGCGAGAACCTGCTCGGGATCCTGATCACCCACGGCCACGAGGACCATATCGGGGCCATCGGCGAGCTGTGGCCCAAGCTCAAGGTGCCGATCTACGCCACCCGCTTCACCAAGAACTTGATCGAGGCCCGCCGCCTCGGCGAGCCGGGCGCCCCGAAGGTCGACATGCGCGAGGTGCCGGCCGACGGGCGCCTCAACCTCGGCCCGTTCTCGATCGAGTACGTGCCGGTGGCGCACTCCATCCCCGAGGCCAACGCCCTGGCGATCCGCACCCCGCTCGGCATGGTGCTCCACACCGGCGACTGGAAGCTCGACGACACGCCCGTCGCCGGCAACTCGACGTCGGAGGAGACCTTCACGCGGCTGGGCGAGGAGGGCGTGCTGGCGCTGGTCTGCGATTCGACCAACGTCACCCGCGAGGGCCGCTCGCCGAGCGAGTCCGAGGTCGCCGACCACCTCGCCGAGCTGATCCGCACCTCGCCGCACCGGGTCGCGGTCACGACCTTCGCGTCGAACGTCGCGCGCATGCGCGCCGTCTGCCTCGCCGCCCAGGCCTGCGGCCGCGACGTCGTCGCGGTCGGCCGCGCCATGGACCGGGTCATCGACGTCGCCCGCGAATGCGGCTACCTCGACGGGCTGCCCGAGATCCGCGGCGCCGAGGCCTACGGCTACCTACCGCGCGAGAAGGTGGTGGCGCTCCTCACCGGCTCGCAGGGCGAGCCGCGGGCGGCCCTCGCCCGGGTCTCGCGCGAGGAGCACCCGGAGATCGCGCTCTCGCCCGGCGACCGGGTGATCTTCTCCTCGCGCGCCATTCCGGGCAACGAGCGGGCGGTCGGCGCGATCATCAACGACCTGATCGAGGCCGGCATCCAGGTCATCACCGATCGCACCGAACTCGTCCACGTCTCGGGCCACCCGCGGCGCGACGAGATGGCGGCGATGTATCGCTGGACGAAGCCCCGCATCGCGGTGCCGGTGCACGGCGAGGCGCTGCACCTCGCCGAGCACGCCACCTTCGCCCGCAAGCAGGGCGTCGAGCAGGTGGTCAAGGCCCGCAACGGCACGCTGATCCGCCTCGCGCCGGGCGAGCCGGAGATCGTCACCCACGTCAAGAGCGGCCGGATCTACAAGGACGGCAACGTCCTGGTCGACTCGAACGACCGCGCGATCCCCGAGCGGCGCAAGCTCGCCTTCACGGGCATCGTCTCGGTGGCGATCGCCCTCGACAAGAACGGCGAGCTCAAGGGCGAACCCTCGATCGACCTGATGGGCCTGCCGAGCTACGGCCGGAAGGGCGAGGTGGTCATCGACGTGATCGGCGACGCGGTCGAGCGGACGCTCAGCAACCTGTCGCGGGTCAAGCGGCGCGACTCGGAGGCGGTCGAGAACGCCGTCGACCGGTCGATCCGCTCCGCCGTCAACGAGGTGTGGGGCAAGAAGCCCGCCTGCCACGTGATGGTCGTGGAGGTGTGAGGGCAGGGGGCGTCGGCTGAAAGCCGACGTTCTTCCAGGATGGTGCGGGTAATCCTCCCCCCCTCGGCGGGGGAGGGTCACCCGCGCTTCAAGCGGTATGCGTTGGAGCACGAGGACCGGTCCTTGCCGTGGCGCCACCCCGCCCCGCAACCTAAAACCAACAGCACCCCCAGGGACCCCGGAGGAACACCCCATGATCGGCAGGCTCAACCACGTCGCCATCGCGGTCAAGGATCTCGAATCCGCCGCCAAGGTGTATCGCGATACCCTGGGCGCGACCCTGTCGGCGCCGCTGCCGCAGCCGGAGCACGGCGTCACGGTGATCTTCGTCGAGCTTCCCAACAGCAAGATCGAGCTGCTCGAGCCGCTGGGCGCGGATTCTCCGATCAACGCCTTCCTGGAGCGCAACCCGGGCGGCGGCATCCATCACGTCTGCTACGAGGTCGACGACATCCTGGCGGCCCGGGACCGGATGAAGGCGCAAGGCGCGCGCATCCTCGGCTCGGGCGAGCCGAAGATCGGCGCCCACGGCAAGCCGGTGCTGTTCATGCACCCGAAGGACTTCCTCGGCACCCTCGTCGAGCTGGAGCAGGCGTGAGCGTGGACGCCCTCCTCGACCGCGCCACCGCCTCGATCCCCCGCACCATCGGGGTCTGCATCCTGCTGATGCTGCCGGTGATGGCGCTGGCGGTCTGGGGCTTCCGCCTCAGCGGCTTCGGGGCCGGGGCGCTGTACTTCGTGGTGTGGTGGATCGCGCTGTTCGGGGTGCTGCCGTTCCGGGCCGCGCCCGACGGCACCGAGGTGGTGGTGCCGGGGCAGGATCTCGGCGCGCCGCACAAGCCGCAGATGCGCCGCAAGGCCGTGTGGACCACGCTCGTGTCGGACGTGGTGTTCGTCGTCGCCGTGGCGGCGTTCCCGCTCGCCGGATTGTAGCCGGTCGCGGCCGCCCGCGGTCGCGATCCCGCAACGACAGCATCGTTCGCCGACACAGAAGTCCAAAATAAAAAAGCAAGGCTCGGAAGCCTTGCTTGGTAGCTTTCTGAATGTTTTGACCAGCCTTTGATCTGTTGTTCACCCGTCGGGGCGTTGAGGCTGGCTTTCCTCCCAAGACTCGGACCTTGCGCGGCGCCGTTCGGCCTGCCTGCGCATCATCGCGACGCCGCTTATAGGAACAAGAATTCGCATTGTCACCTGGCTTTGAGCAGGTTGATGCGTTTTTTTGCATGGCAACGGCATTTTTCTGCTCCGACCCGCGCCGCGCGCGCGGCCGGCGGCCCGGCCGGGGCGACCGCCGCGTATCATGTTTTGCGAACGGGGCCGGAAGCGTGCAAAAGGGCGTTCCGCCGGGGGCGCCCCCGCGAAGCCACCGCCTGCCACGCCAAGGTCCGACATGCGTCTCAGCCGCTACTTCCTGCCCATCCTGCGCGAGACGCCCAAGGAAGCCGAGATCGTCTCGCACCGGC
The sequence above is drawn from the Methylobacterium terrae genome and encodes:
- the mce gene encoding methylmalonyl-CoA epimerase — protein: MIGRLNHVAIAVKDLESAAKVYRDTLGATLSAPLPQPEHGVTVIFVELPNSKIELLEPLGADSPINAFLERNPGGGIHHVCYEVDDILAARDRMKAQGARILGSGEPKIGAHGKPVLFMHPKDFLGTLVELEQA
- a CDS encoding ribonuclease J gives rise to the protein MANKGDELIFVPLGGVGEIGMNAGLYGFGPPKARKWIMVDLGMGFASEEHMPGVDLMYPDISFAEEHRENLLGILITHGHEDHIGAIGELWPKLKVPIYATRFTKNLIEARRLGEPGAPKVDMREVPADGRLNLGPFSIEYVPVAHSIPEANALAIRTPLGMVLHTGDWKLDDTPVAGNSTSEETFTRLGEEGVLALVCDSTNVTREGRSPSESEVADHLAELIRTSPHRVAVTTFASNVARMRAVCLAAQACGRDVVAVGRAMDRVIDVARECGYLDGLPEIRGAEAYGYLPREKVVALLTGSQGEPRAALARVSREEHPEIALSPGDRVIFSSRAIPGNERAVGAIINDLIEAGIQVITDRTELVHVSGHPRRDEMAAMYRWTKPRIAVPVHGEALHLAEHATFARKQGVEQVVKARNGTLIRLAPGEPEIVTHVKSGRIYKDGNVLVDSNDRAIPERRKLAFTGIVSVAIALDKNGELKGEPSIDLMGLPSYGRKGEVVIDVIGDAVERTLSNLSRVKRRDSEAVENAVDRSIRSAVNEVWGKKPACHVMVVEV
- a CDS encoding DUF1467 family protein, with product MSVDALLDRATASIPRTIGVCILLMLPVMALAVWGFRLSGFGAGALYFVVWWIALFGVLPFRAAPDGTEVVVPGQDLGAPHKPQMRRKAVWTTLVSDVVFVVAVAAFPLAGL